The DNA segment CCGCGCCACGCCATGTCGTCACGATCTTGAGTGAGGACAATGGGTTGTGCGAGGGAAGCTGCTGGACAGCGGATGAACATGCAACGCTGACCGGATGACAACACAGAAGGAGGAATACAGCACTGCCCGCACCAAATAGAAATGGTCAAGCTGCAGGCAGCGACCGTCGCGCCACGCCTGGCTGGCAacacgaagaagagaaagcgacAGACGGTTGAAGCGGCGACAGAAGAAGTCAACGGGCAAGATACACCTCCTGACACCGAGGGTACCACCGAAGGCACCACTACAGTCCCCACGAAAGAGCACGATGGAGGCAAGAAGCCGCGTAGAACGACGAAGAAGGGAAACAAGCCATCGCTGCAGCGAAATAACTCCTCTGCTGTGGTGGAGTCTACAATACCATGGCCGTCCGAGTTTACAGCTTTGCAACAAGTCTTTCGGGCTCTCAACCTAGTGTACACGTTCTGCTGTACGCGCAAACATTTCGCTACTACGATCGAAAACCTACGAACCACAGTCGAGAAGAACATTGGCCGAGAGCTGCTGGTGACGGATGTAGCAAAAGTGAAATGGCTGTTCCCGCAGGCAGTAAATTTCCTCTATGTCGATGAGACATTGCTAGAGGTCGCACTCATGGGCGAAGAGGACTACCGGGGCAAGAAAGCTGCCAATGATTTCTTCCCATCGAACCCCGCCGAGGAGCGCAATGTGCGCGAGGGCATGGGGAAGGAGGAGCATAAAGAGGTGCTCTACTTTGAGTTCGTGGACGGTGACTTGAAGCGGCATGTGGAGGACCCCGTAACTGGCGAAGCTGTGAAGCCGAAGACCAAGATTCGGAACGAGGACCTTAAGATGCCAGTGTTTAGCCAGAAGCAAATGATGAAGCTCATCGACAAGCGGAACGTAAAGTTTACGTCTGTGGTGAATGCATGGCTAAACAAGTGCGCTGAGCAAGGTTTTGATCCTGTGCAGAAAATGGAAGAGGAGTACAAGCAGTATATTCCGACGCCCAGTTACAGCAGAGCTGCTTCACCTGCACTCGAGGACACGTTGCCCAAGAGCATACCTGAGGAGAGGAAGACCATCTCTGAGATCGTGGAAGAGCTCAAAGGACTGGAATGGTACACAGGTCAGATTGTGCCTGACGGACATCGTGTCTTCGACCCGCAACAGCCCGTCTATGGCGAGCTGAACTTTGAGTTGAGCCAGGAGCTGGTCAACGCATTGTACAACACTCGCAACATACAGTCATTATACAGTCATCAAGCCGAGGCCATCAATGCTCTCAACGAAGGCCATAACGTGATTGTGGCGACATCAACCAGTTCCGGCAAGTCTCTCATTTATCAACTCCCAGTTCTGAATGCGCTCGAATCCGATCCAAACACTCGCGCCATGTACATATTCCCCACGAAAGCGCTCGCGCAGGATCAACGTCGGAGCATGAAAGCTATACTGGGGTACCTATCTGGCCTGGAAGACACCATGGTCGAGACTTTCGATGGAGATACCCCCTTTTCTGATCGCAACTACATTCGAGATGAGGCTCGTATAATCTTCACCAATCCAGACATGCTGCATCTCACGATACTgccacaagaagaagcatggCGGACGTTTCTCAAGAACCTGCGCTACGTGGTGATGGACGAACTGCACGTCTATAATGGACTGTTCGGTGCTCACGTTGCCTTCATAATGCGACGCTTGAGACGAATATGCGCGGCGGTGGGGAACCGCAAAGTAAAATTCATCTCGTGCTCAGCAACTGTAGCAAATCCAGAGGAGCACATGCGGACCATATTCGGCATCGAAGACATCAAGCTTATTGACTTCGATGGCTCACCTTGTGGTCGCAAAGAGTTCGTTTGCTGGAACACTCCATACAAAGATCCTGGCGACCCCACGAGTGGTCGTGGGGACACGTTCATGGAGACTGCGCGTCTGTTCTGCCAGCTTGTCCTTCGCGGTGTGCGGGTCATTACATTTTGCCGGATCCGAAAGCAATGCGAGATCCTGGTTGGTGCCATCAAGAACGAGTTGGAGTCTCTCGGTCGCACAGAGGTCATGAATCGCATCATGGCATACCGAGGAGGCTACACTGCACAGGACCGAAGGCGGATTGAGAAAGAGATGTTTGAGGGCAAGCTAGTCGGCATAATAGGAACCAGTGCTCTGGAACTAGGAGTCGATATTGGCAGCCTAGACGCCGTGATATCGCATGGGTTTCCGTACACGATCGCCAATCTGCGACAGCAATCTGGGCGAGCTGGCCGACGGAACAAGGACAGCGCTTCATTTCTGGTAGGAGATTGCTTTCCCACGGATCAGTACTTTATGGCAAATCCAGATGAGATCTTCACGCGCCCGAACTGCGAGCTTCAAGTCGACCTGACCAACTTGCTGGTTCTTGAAGGTCATGTGCAATGTGCGGCATTCGAGATGCCCATTTctgctgacgaagatgagaaaTACTTCTCGAAGCAACTGTCGGAGCTTTGCGAAGATCGCCTTCGCAAGGACAATCTAGGCTTCTACCACACAGCTGAGCGATTCTTGCCACATCCATCACGGAGCGTGGCGATTCGCGATACTGAGGACAATCATTTCGCAATCATCGACACTACGCACGGTCGCAACGTGGTGCTTGAAGAGCTAGAAGCCAGCCGGGCTTTCTTCACGATCTACGAAGGTGGTATCTTCTTGCACCAGGGCAAGAAGTATCTGGTCAAGCAAATGTCCACAGAACAGATGATAGCCAAAGTCGAGCTTGTCAAGGTGGACTGGATCACTCAGCAACGAGACTTTACAGACATTGATCCCATCGAGACAGAAGCCATTCGGCGAATACCCGGCAGCCTTAGCAGagccttcttcggcactATCAAGATTCTGCAGAATGTGTTTGGCTTCTTCAAGCTTGACAAGAAGAATCGTATACTGGATGCCGTACAAGTCGACAATCCTCCCATTATAATCTTCAGCAAGGGCATGTGGCTTGATGTACCTCGAGGTGCGATCGAGATCTTGAATAGCAGAAGACTCAACTTGGCTGCTGGTATCCATGCTGCCGAGCACGCGATCTTGTCGCTGATGCCCAACTTTGTCATCAGCATGCCCGGAGATGTCAAAACAGAATGCAAAGTCGCCATTAAAGAGTTCTCCAAGAAGGAGACGAGTCGCAAGAGGCCTGCTCGATTAACCTTTTACGATGACAAAGGCGGGCAGCATGGATCCGGCATTGCTGCAAAGGCATTCGAGTTCATTGATCTGCTTTTGAATCAGGCGTGCGATCGTGTCGAAGCCTGCCATTGCCTAGAGGGCTGTCTGGAATGTTGCTGCAGTGAGCGGTGCAAGGAAGCGAACCAGGTCATGTCGAAGGCTGGCGCGGAAGTCATTTTGAAGTCACTGCTGGGCAAGGAAATTGACGTCGACAATTTGCCTTGGGGTCCCGAAGACGAAAGAACGCCAGCCGGTATCGAAACTGTCATCTTCGCAAACGAAGTGAGGCCAAGAGCAGGTGCGAGGGTTGATATCATTGAGGTTCAGCGAGACGAGAATGGGAGAGACACGAGGCGGTATATCGTAGGCGGGATGGgtggcgacgaggatgaaccCATTGTCATTAAGGATGAGCCggtggacgatgacgactgaAACCCGGTATGAAGGTATTGGTTGTGTCAAATATTGCCACACTCAGCTGCGCATAAAAAGACCCTTCAGTTTCTCAAGCTGTGCAAGTCCCTGTTCAAAACCCAAAGTACGAGCCGGAGGCGCTGTAAAGACTTATGGCTCTGCGCAATCCGCATGCTAATCGCCAATGCTACCATGTCGAGGCATTTTTCGCATAACCATGACCAAAAAACCACCTAGTAGGACTCATCGTGATGGTATTCGCACCTAGAGCGTAGAGTTGCATCTAGTCCGCCGCTCCCATCGCGATGCCACCTTCCAGCATCGATGTCATGCACGGTACGATGGTGCGGCTTGAGCACACAAGGAACCAGGTACTGCAGCATCTAGTCGGTACGTCTGTCCACAACTCCATCTTACCAAGATTCCGTCATCCGCAAGGCTCCGCTGGAATCTCGATCATTCGAGCGGTTCTCATCCGGAGCATCCGGGCTGGAAGGGCTTCCAGAGACGCTTCACTTCTTGAGGCCAGCGCTGGTGTATCTATGCTAATCCGCTTGTAGTGCTTAGATGTAAGCCTCAACAAGCAAAGCATCAAGTCGAAGCGTTCGGACGCTGCACAAAAATGAATGTGTGCATTTCATGGAGCGAAATGACACGGATAGCAGTTGCTGTCCCGACACACGAACTCTTAATTTTCAGCCCTCTTGATGACAGAGC comes from the Cercospora beticola chromosome 4, complete sequence genome and includes:
- a CDS encoding uncharacterized protein (BUSCO:EOG09260DXP) → MVKLQAATVAPRLAGNTKKRKRQTVEAATEEVNGQDTPPDTEGTTEGTTTVPTKEHDGGKKPRRTTKKGNKPSLQRNNSSAVVESTIPWPSEFTALQQVFRALNLVYTFCCTRKHFATTIENLRTTVEKNIGRELLVTDVAKVKWLFPQAVNFLYVDETLLEVALMGEEDYRGKKAANDFFPSNPAEERNVREGMGKEEHKEVLYFEFVDGDLKRHVEDPVTGEAVKPKTKIRNEDLKMPVFSQKQMMKLIDKRNVKFTSVVNAWLNKCAEQGFDPVQKMEEEYKQYIPTPSYSRAASPALEDTLPKSIPEERKTISEIVEELKGLEWYTGQIVPDGHRVFDPQQPVYGELNFELSQELVNALYNTRNIQSLYSHQAEAINALNEGHNVIVATSTSSGKSLIYQLPVLNALESDPNTRAMYIFPTKALAQDQRRSMKAILGYLSGLEDTMVETFDGDTPFSDRNYIRDEARIIFTNPDMLHLTILPQEEAWRTFLKNLRYVVMDELHVYNGLFGAHVAFIMRRLRRICAAVGNRKVKFISCSATVANPEEHMRTIFGIEDIKLIDFDGSPCGRKEFVCWNTPYKDPGDPTSGRGDTFMETARLFCQLVLRGVRVITFCRIRKQCEILVGAIKNELESLGRTEVMNRIMAYRGGYTAQDRRRIEKEMFEGKLVGIIGTSALELGVDIGSLDAVISHGFPYTIANLRQQSGRAGRRNKDSASFLVGDCFPTDQYFMANPDEIFTRPNCELQVDLTNLLVLEGHVQCAAFEMPISADEDEKYFSKQLSELCEDRLRKDNLGFYHTAERFLPHPSRSVAIRDTEDNHFAIIDTTHGRNVVLEELEASRAFFTIYEGGIFLHQGKKYLVKQMSTEQMIAKVELVKVDWITQQRDFTDIDPIETEAIRRIPGSLSRAFFGTIKILQNVFGFFKLDKKNRILDAVQVDNPPIIIFSKGMWLDVPRGAIEILNSRRLNLAAGIHAAEHAILSLMPNFVISMPGDVKTECKVAIKEFSKKETSRKRPARLTFYDDKGGQHGSGIAAKAFEFIDLLLNQACDRVEACHCLEGCLECCCSERCKEANQVMSKAGAEVILKSLLGKEIDVDNLPWGPEDERTPAGIETVIFANEVRPRAGARVDIIEVQRDENGRDTRRYIVGGMGGDEDEPIVIKDEPVDDDD